One genomic window of Legionella jordanis includes the following:
- a CDS encoding septal ring lytic transglycosylase RlpA family protein yields MRVLYLLAFCLLAACATAPVTQQGAGKSRHVTAHKQSNTKGKYSSVSRYKQANDGAPAGPIPTTFKEVKPKSEPLSRYGNPDVYLVEGRRYQVLKSSSGYKARGVASWYGTKFHKQRTSSGDDYNMYAMTAAHKTLPLPSYVRVKNLSNGQVAIVKVNDRGPFRNDRVIDLSYAAAAKLGLLPKGTAPVEIEALNMGKRVAHYYVQAGAFSSQNLALALKSKLAKLTPSPVIIEKYKQRYIVRVGPFASKQMSDSLKNKLAANGVSGSFALLL; encoded by the coding sequence ATGCGAGTCCTCTATCTTTTAGCCTTCTGTCTTCTCGCTGCTTGCGCGACTGCACCGGTTACCCAGCAAGGGGCTGGAAAATCCAGACATGTAACGGCACACAAACAAAGCAACACCAAGGGAAAATACTCTTCCGTATCCCGCTATAAACAAGCCAATGATGGGGCTCCAGCAGGTCCAATTCCCACAACCTTTAAAGAGGTAAAACCTAAGTCTGAACCGCTTAGCCGCTATGGGAACCCCGATGTATATTTGGTCGAAGGTCGACGCTATCAAGTTTTGAAATCCTCAAGTGGATACAAGGCACGGGGAGTAGCTTCCTGGTATGGCACAAAGTTTCACAAGCAAAGAACATCTAGCGGCGATGATTACAATATGTATGCTATGACGGCAGCCCATAAAACTTTGCCTTTACCGAGCTATGTGCGAGTAAAAAATTTAAGCAATGGACAAGTTGCTATTGTGAAAGTCAATGATAGGGGACCATTTCGCAATGATCGGGTAATTGACCTCTCTTATGCTGCAGCGGCCAAGCTGGGCTTGCTTCCAAAGGGAACAGCGCCTGTTGAAATTGAGGCATTAAATATGGGTAAACGAGTGGCCCATTATTATGTTCAGGCAGGAGCTTTCAGTTCGCAAAATCTGGCCTTAGCCTTAAAAAGCAAATTGGCCAAATTAACACCTTCACCCGTTATTATTGAGAAATACAAGCAACGATACATCGTTCGTGTCGGTCCGTTTGCTAGTAAGCAAATGTCAGACAGTCTTAAAAATAAGTTAGCCGCAAATGGCGTTAGTGGCTCTTTTGCTTTGTTGCTATAA
- the relA gene encoding GTP diphosphokinase has translation MVRVKETSVVSVDGTIDVEQWLHQLASKGYLQDLSLIRSACTLSQLAGQDHATETGVSCLQLGLSMADVLADLEVDQETLAAAIIFENVHYAELSLDDVEEQLGASIAKLVRRIEKMSAMHNLQALAKYPQNKQQIDNIRKMLLAMVDDVRVVLIKLAERLCILRTSGQLPETLRQQIATEAMEIYAPLANRLGIGAIKWEMEDLAFRYLHPDEYKAIAKGLNAKRLERDKYVDFIVNELNKQINSLGIKHFGVYGRSKHIHSIYRKMKRKNVSLGEIYDATAVRVLVDSKEQCYEVLSLVHALWEQVPAEFDDYIANPKANGYQSLHTAVEGPERRVFEVQIRTFQMHDLAEMGVAAHWKYKEGVGQKESHERKIEWLRDVLAWHREMAVSKGVSEEIESEFLEDRVYVFTPGGDVLDLPQGVTPLDFAYHVHSQIGHRCRGAKVNGTIVPLTYELKTGDKVEILTGKDERPSRDWINPHLNYLKTSRAKAKVLHWFKMQDYDKNRDEGREILDKELKNLGLKSDRLNDILGYFNFKRIDDLLAALGRGDIKLGHILNKLSPTEEVSPPIQHIVKPQSKPEITGSDLKIEGVGNLLTHMARCCQPVPGDDVVGYITVGRGVSVHKKDCPNIIHASEKQRQRFLQVNWGSTTRDHYVVDVLVKAFDRPDLLRDITSILANEKAHVYALQTQSNKQDNTAFIKLTVEIDGLNSLSRLLTKLEQVPNVLEARRQI, from the coding sequence ATGGTGAGAGTCAAAGAAACTTCAGTTGTGTCCGTAGATGGCACAATTGATGTTGAACAATGGTTGCACCAATTAGCAAGTAAAGGATATCTCCAGGATTTAAGTTTAATCCGCAGTGCTTGCACCTTAAGTCAACTGGCAGGGCAGGATCATGCTACTGAGACGGGTGTTTCTTGCTTGCAGCTCGGCTTATCCATGGCAGACGTATTGGCTGACCTTGAGGTTGACCAGGAGACCCTGGCTGCGGCTATTATTTTTGAAAATGTCCATTATGCCGAATTATCCCTAGACGACGTTGAAGAACAACTTGGGGCCTCCATTGCCAAACTGGTCAGACGTATCGAAAAAATGAGTGCCATGCATAATTTGCAAGCCTTGGCAAAATACCCTCAAAACAAGCAGCAAATTGATAACATACGAAAAATGTTACTCGCCATGGTGGATGATGTGCGGGTAGTCCTCATCAAGCTTGCCGAGCGCCTCTGTATCTTAAGAACTTCAGGCCAACTTCCAGAAACCCTGCGTCAACAAATTGCCACCGAAGCGATGGAAATTTATGCTCCTTTGGCCAATCGTCTGGGTATTGGAGCCATTAAGTGGGAGATGGAAGATCTGGCATTCCGCTATCTGCATCCGGATGAATATAAAGCCATTGCCAAGGGATTAAATGCTAAACGTCTTGAACGGGATAAGTATGTTGATTTCATTGTTAATGAATTAAACAAGCAAATCAATTCTCTTGGCATCAAACATTTTGGCGTTTATGGACGCTCTAAACATATTCATAGTATTTATCGAAAAATGAAACGCAAGAATGTGTCGCTTGGGGAAATTTATGATGCGACTGCTGTTAGGGTTTTAGTGGACAGTAAAGAACAGTGTTACGAGGTATTGAGTTTGGTGCATGCCTTATGGGAACAGGTCCCTGCCGAATTTGATGATTACATAGCTAACCCTAAGGCCAATGGCTACCAATCGTTGCATACAGCTGTCGAAGGCCCTGAAAGGCGCGTGTTTGAGGTTCAAATTCGCACTTTCCAAATGCATGATTTGGCTGAAATGGGCGTTGCAGCACACTGGAAGTACAAAGAAGGTGTAGGTCAAAAGGAAAGCCATGAGCGTAAAATTGAGTGGCTTCGTGATGTTCTCGCCTGGCATCGGGAAATGGCGGTTTCCAAAGGCGTTTCAGAGGAAATTGAGTCTGAGTTCCTTGAAGATCGAGTGTATGTCTTTACGCCAGGCGGAGATGTGCTTGATTTGCCGCAAGGGGTAACCCCTCTTGATTTTGCTTATCATGTGCACAGCCAAATCGGCCACCGTTGCCGCGGCGCAAAGGTGAATGGCACCATAGTGCCTTTGACTTATGAACTAAAGACTGGTGATAAGGTTGAAATCCTAACCGGCAAAGATGAGCGCCCGTCGAGAGACTGGATTAATCCACACTTGAATTATTTAAAGACATCACGTGCCAAAGCCAAAGTCCTTCATTGGTTTAAAATGCAAGATTACGACAAGAACCGTGATGAGGGTCGGGAGATTTTAGATAAAGAATTAAAAAATCTTGGTCTTAAATCTGATCGATTGAATGACATTTTAGGCTATTTTAATTTTAAACGCATTGATGATCTATTAGCAGCTTTGGGACGCGGTGACATTAAATTGGGACATATTCTAAATAAACTGTCGCCTACTGAAGAAGTTTCTCCACCAATACAACATATTGTAAAACCCCAAAGTAAGCCTGAAATTACAGGAAGTGATCTGAAAATCGAAGGAGTAGGGAATTTATTGACCCATATGGCTCGTTGTTGCCAGCCTGTGCCTGGTGATGACGTTGTGGGTTATATTACAGTCGGCAGGGGTGTTTCTGTTCATAAAAAAGACTGCCCAAACATTATTCATGCCAGTGAGAAGCAGAGACAACGGTTTCTGCAGGTTAATTGGGGCAGCACGACCCGTGATCACTATGTTGTAGACGTGTTGGTTAAAGCATTCGATCGACCTGATTTATTGCGTGACATCACTTCAATCCTCGCTAATGAAAAAGCTCATGTCTATGCTTTGCAAACACAAAGCAATAAACAAGACAATACAGCGTTTATTAAACTGACCGTTGAAATAGATGGTTTAAACAGTTTGTCCCGACTTTTGACTAAATTGGAACAAGTGCCTAATGTTTTAGAAGCAAGAAGACAAATCTAG
- the rlmD gene encoding 23S rRNA (uracil(1939)-C(5))-methyltransferase RlmD yields MSKRRQKLPTEPKIAEVERFSHDGRGIARLNGKTTFIQGALPGETVSFQYSTIKSDFDEGRVLDILSSSPSRVEPRCSHYKMCGGCSLQHLNEETQIQEKEALLLNLLQRIGHCEPELILPPLRSQSWHYRNKARLSVRFVEKKHASLVGFREKINPRFITEINGCPVLNTQIDEEIKNLRSLVDSLDDPRAIAQIEVAAGDEVIALIFRNLNELSIADEEKLRAFGQRTKFRLFLQPGGPDSVQLFYPKESPEFLSYALPQQGITFQFHPTDFTQVNAGLNQLMVTQALQLLNLNAEDVVLDLFCGLGNFSLPIAKHCAKVVGIEGSQTMVARAQMNAQMNNLHNTEFYCVNLEQIDALTNLKNYGFSKLLLDPPRSGAFEIVKSIHKFKFNLIVYVSCNPATLARDADVLVNQQGYRLKAAGVMDMFPHTSHVESIALFEKG; encoded by the coding sequence ATGAGTAAAAGAAGACAAAAATTACCGACAGAACCAAAAATTGCAGAGGTTGAACGATTTAGCCATGATGGTCGTGGTATCGCTCGATTGAACGGCAAAACTACATTCATACAAGGAGCTTTACCAGGTGAGACAGTGTCTTTTCAATACAGCACAATTAAAAGTGATTTTGATGAAGGCCGGGTCCTCGACATTTTATCCTCATCACCGTCCCGCGTAGAACCTCGCTGCTCCCATTACAAGATGTGTGGTGGCTGCTCTCTTCAGCACCTCAATGAAGAAACTCAAATCCAGGAAAAGGAAGCGTTGCTGCTTAATCTTCTACAACGGATTGGTCATTGTGAACCTGAGCTAATTCTGCCCCCCCTTAGAAGTCAAAGTTGGCATTACCGCAATAAGGCTCGATTGAGTGTTCGCTTTGTAGAAAAGAAACATGCCAGTCTGGTAGGTTTTCGGGAAAAAATTAACCCCCGCTTTATTACTGAAATTAATGGATGCCCCGTACTCAATACGCAAATTGATGAGGAAATTAAAAACTTAAGGAGCCTTGTTGATTCACTCGATGATCCCCGCGCAATTGCCCAAATTGAAGTTGCTGCCGGAGATGAAGTTATTGCCTTGATTTTCCGTAACCTTAATGAGTTGTCCATTGCGGACGAGGAAAAATTAAGAGCGTTTGGCCAAAGGACAAAGTTTCGATTGTTTTTACAACCTGGCGGTCCTGACAGCGTGCAGCTGTTCTATCCAAAGGAAAGCCCAGAATTTTTAAGCTATGCTTTACCTCAACAAGGCATTACATTTCAATTTCATCCTACGGACTTTACTCAAGTGAATGCTGGTTTAAATCAGCTTATGGTTACCCAAGCCCTGCAGCTCTTGAATTTGAATGCAGAAGATGTGGTGTTGGATCTGTTTTGTGGGTTGGGCAATTTCTCACTTCCAATTGCCAAACATTGTGCCAAGGTAGTTGGGATTGAAGGAAGCCAAACGATGGTGGCCAGAGCTCAAATGAATGCTCAAATGAATAATTTGCACAATACAGAATTTTATTGCGTTAATTTGGAACAAATTGATGCCTTAACAAACCTCAAAAATTATGGGTTTAGCAAACTGCTGCTTGATCCACCTCGATCAGGTGCTTTTGAGATCGTTAAGTCGATACATAAATTTAAATTTAATTTAATTGTTTATGTTTCCTGTAATCCAGCTACCTTGGCTAGAGATGCTGACGTGCTGGTTAATCAGCAAGGGTATCGATTAAAGGCAGCAGGGGTGATGGACATGTTTCCCCATACCTCACATGTTGAATCCATTGCCTTGTTTGAAAAAGGATAA
- a CDS encoding alpha-2-macroglobulin family protein: MNKKSFSQAFAAFFTLIFGRLNWSSPPWVRALRSQAQRHPKPFYGTIITLLLFLIAIAYGLYWFAHLPKPQLITAFISAPEITPIEDNKLAPRNLTIDFGFPSSNPDKKSTQEANSNSETSRAEENSESNASNEFTTKPVAPLNMLGKEVTKGIDIQPSIKGTWLWDNDSRLIFTPQEDWPAGQTFKIRFAKDVFRADTKLERYDYSFDTQAFQAKISDLSFYQDPVNPKLRQATATIDFNFPVDPSSLENKTSLILQEVKNGKLNLNAQQFKFNLTFDDHKRVAYLRSEPLSLPEVPRFLLLTIEKGLKALKGDGHTQVSLTKNLLIPDAGSYFKITASKASIIRNEQDRPEQILTIETSLGVTEKELAKSLKVYLLPQNYPATAHEDEKENYEWQNPGEITPNILKLSSPLSLQAIPADRNFATLRSYKFNAKAPRYMYLKLDRGTKAFGDFVLNQSYSTIIKVPELPKEISFLHKGALLALNSDKKLSVLVRGIPAVKFNFARVLPSDINQLVTQTEGDFNNPYFINQNFNQQNISQIFSEIQQFDDSDPSKQQYTAVDFNKYLSASANPSGPQGLFLLQANGWDVTTNSPLDVKASRLVLITDLGLVVKDNRDGSHDVFVQSITEGVPVPNVNVSVLGKNGLPLLTYATDAQGRANFPSLTDFSDDREPVVYLASQGADVSFIPYNNPNRQLNFSRFDVGGVYSNYPDQNSLSAYLFSDRGIYRPGDEAHIAMIVKQAYAQPQPPGLLLEATVTDPRGTSIYDQQFTLDNSGYSSFDLPTTATTLTGQYQVNLYIVKDKHAENLLGSTSFRIAEFQPDRMRISSNFSQGPTEGWVNPKDLNVKVHLWNLYGSPAVNRRVNGKLLLSPKRIEFKKYPDYIFADPLVDPQKPAKVFTDNLADVKTNEQGEAEFKLKLDRFDKATYQLTFFGEGFETEGGRSVSTQSSILVSPLDHLLGYKPDGDLSYVKQNSQRSVSLMAINPQLQPIALSNLKVQLLSLHPVTTLVKKDNGSFQYQSIIQSSLLSSKPFSIDPKGNELVLPTDQIGDFAFSILDENNTELSRFKFSIIGASQQPLAKNAELSVKLNKTEFKAGEDIELQITSPYTGSGLITIERDKVYAVQWFKTSMTNSVQRIHIPENFQGNGYVNVAFVRDWNSPDIFISPLSYSVTPFAVDHDNHNIHINLETKELAKPGEPFVINYSSDKAGKIIVFAVDEGILQVANYSTPNPLAFFFQKRALEVLTQQTVDQILPQYIKERELSAVGGDGGEEALRKHLNPFKRKTDLPVVFWSGIIDTDTNTRQLSYNVPDYFNGTLRLMAVAASSDSVGSAEKKSQIRGDFVINPNTPTFVSPGDVFEITASIANNVTGAGQHGKVDVQLTTSPGLEIVGPATTTLTIAEGHEQTARFKLKANTSLGSAKISLLAKMGDHSSKMDASLSIRPASNYLTTMLSGMTNDKQKSLPLNRLLYPEYQNTTAAASGSPMILLSGLQQYLDSFPYGCTEQLTSKGMPLLAMADQPWFSSKLKSIDKLLAATVQMLSQRQMSNGSFSYWPGQGGDNYSTDFSTVYAMHFLTEAKNQGYSIPNDIYSGGVGYLKDLASKSPTDFDMARVQAYAIYILTRNEIVTTNYLTNLQLYMEKEYSQKWQQDIAGAYMASTYQMLKSFNEANELISKFKILDQVKDFSDFYDANIANAQYLYLIAKHFPERLPKLGNNLVNKLVSAMNSAEINTVLSGYITLAFSAYGQSSVTEAVNLSIGETLNNNLSRLLNSTENNYVKAKIDDEAKQVNFINPNQQNFFYQLVQSGFDKNKVLSPVKNGVEIYREYQDGKGNVINTVKLGDEIEVHIQIRALEDHYYSNIAIVDLLPGGFEVVRDSVKSDNLDYVDIREDRVIFFTGVDATSKQLVYRIKATNIGSYQVPAVSAESMYHPNIHAEGISSMIEVSSPAH; encoded by the coding sequence ATGAACAAAAAATCTTTTTCCCAAGCGTTTGCTGCATTTTTTACCCTTATTTTTGGTCGGCTGAATTGGAGCAGTCCACCCTGGGTTAGAGCACTACGCAGTCAAGCTCAAAGACATCCCAAGCCATTCTATGGAACAATAATTACTCTTCTACTATTTTTGATTGCTATCGCGTATGGCCTTTATTGGTTTGCTCATCTTCCCAAACCTCAACTCATTACAGCTTTCATCAGCGCTCCTGAGATTACCCCTATTGAGGACAACAAATTAGCACCTCGAAATTTGACCATTGATTTTGGGTTTCCCTCATCTAATCCTGACAAGAAATCTACGCAAGAGGCTAATTCGAATTCTGAAACCAGTAGGGCTGAGGAAAATTCAGAATCCAATGCAAGTAATGAGTTTACAACTAAACCCGTGGCGCCTCTTAATATGTTAGGCAAGGAAGTGACCAAAGGCATCGACATTCAGCCTTCGATAAAAGGGACATGGCTTTGGGACAATGACAGTCGGTTGATATTCACGCCTCAAGAAGATTGGCCAGCAGGACAAACATTTAAAATTCGTTTTGCAAAGGATGTCTTTCGCGCTGATACAAAACTAGAACGCTATGACTATTCATTTGATACACAAGCTTTTCAGGCTAAAATTAGTGATCTCTCTTTTTACCAAGATCCTGTAAACCCCAAGCTAAGACAAGCAACGGCCACCATTGATTTTAATTTTCCAGTAGATCCTTCCAGTTTAGAAAACAAGACGTCCCTTATCCTTCAAGAAGTAAAAAACGGCAAATTGAATTTGAATGCCCAACAGTTTAAATTTAATTTAACGTTTGATGATCATAAACGAGTGGCCTATCTTCGCTCCGAACCACTATCATTGCCCGAAGTGCCTCGCTTTCTGCTCTTGACTATTGAGAAAGGTTTAAAAGCATTGAAAGGAGACGGACACACGCAAGTTTCTTTAACTAAAAATTTGCTTATTCCGGATGCAGGAAGTTATTTTAAAATAACCGCCTCAAAAGCATCCATTATTCGAAACGAACAGGACCGGCCTGAACAGATTCTCACAATAGAAACTTCTCTTGGAGTTACAGAAAAGGAGTTGGCTAAATCGCTTAAGGTTTACCTGCTGCCGCAAAATTACCCTGCAACTGCACATGAAGACGAAAAAGAAAATTATGAGTGGCAAAACCCCGGTGAAATTACGCCCAATATTTTGAAGTTATCCTCCCCTCTTTCCCTGCAAGCAATTCCTGCAGATCGAAACTTTGCTACTCTTCGTAGCTATAAATTTAATGCAAAAGCACCGCGTTATATGTACCTTAAACTGGATAGGGGTACTAAAGCTTTTGGTGATTTTGTTTTAAACCAAAGTTACAGCACCATCATTAAAGTCCCTGAGCTTCCAAAGGAAATTAGTTTTTTACATAAAGGCGCCCTCCTTGCTTTAAATAGTGACAAAAAATTATCGGTACTGGTCAGAGGAATTCCTGCGGTTAAGTTTAACTTTGCCAGAGTATTACCCTCTGACATCAATCAACTTGTCACGCAGACGGAGGGAGATTTTAATAACCCTTATTTCATCAACCAAAATTTTAATCAACAAAACATCAGCCAAATTTTTTCAGAAATTCAACAATTTGATGATTCCGATCCCAGCAAACAACAGTACACAGCAGTGGACTTTAACAAATATCTTTCTGCCAGTGCGAACCCCAGCGGTCCTCAGGGATTGTTTCTTTTGCAGGCCAATGGTTGGGATGTAACTACGAACTCCCCGTTAGATGTCAAAGCAAGTCGTTTGGTTTTAATTACCGATTTGGGTCTTGTTGTTAAGGATAATCGAGATGGCAGCCATGATGTTTTTGTACAATCCATTACCGAAGGTGTTCCTGTTCCTAATGTAAATGTCAGTGTTTTAGGAAAAAACGGTTTGCCTCTGTTAACCTATGCAACAGACGCTCAAGGTCGTGCTAATTTCCCATCCCTGACTGATTTTTCGGATGACCGCGAACCAGTTGTTTATCTAGCCAGTCAAGGGGCAGATGTTTCTTTCATTCCCTATAACAACCCAAATCGCCAGTTAAATTTTTCCCGGTTTGACGTAGGTGGCGTTTATAGCAACTATCCAGATCAAAATAGCCTAAGTGCCTATTTGTTTTCAGATCGTGGTATTTATCGACCAGGAGACGAGGCTCACATTGCCATGATCGTTAAACAAGCTTATGCTCAACCGCAACCACCAGGACTTTTGCTTGAAGCTACTGTCACTGATCCTAGAGGAACCAGCATTTATGACCAGCAATTTACCCTCGACAACTCAGGTTATTCCAGTTTTGATCTTCCGACCACAGCCACTACCCTAACAGGGCAATATCAAGTCAATCTCTACATTGTAAAAGACAAGCATGCGGAAAATTTACTGGGTTCAACATCCTTTCGTATCGCTGAATTTCAGCCTGATCGCATGAGGATTTCATCAAATTTTTCCCAAGGACCTACAGAAGGCTGGGTAAATCCAAAAGATTTAAACGTCAAAGTCCACCTATGGAACCTATATGGATCTCCAGCGGTAAATCGACGTGTAAATGGCAAACTATTGCTATCGCCTAAGCGCATCGAATTTAAAAAATACCCCGACTATATTTTTGCTGATCCTTTAGTTGATCCACAAAAGCCTGCCAAGGTGTTCACCGACAATTTAGCGGATGTTAAAACAAACGAACAAGGGGAAGCAGAATTTAAACTGAAACTTGACCGCTTTGATAAGGCAACGTATCAATTAACATTTTTTGGGGAAGGTTTCGAAACGGAGGGCGGGCGAAGCGTTAGCACGCAATCCAGCATTTTAGTTAGCCCATTAGACCATTTGCTAGGTTATAAACCAGATGGTGATCTTTCCTACGTGAAGCAAAACAGTCAACGTTCAGTCAGTTTGATGGCAATCAATCCCCAGCTGCAGCCTATTGCGCTTAGCAATTTGAAAGTGCAATTGCTGTCTTTACATCCAGTCACTACCCTGGTTAAGAAAGATAATGGCAGCTTTCAGTATCAATCCATTATCCAAAGCAGCCTCTTAAGCAGTAAACCTTTTAGCATTGATCCGAAAGGCAATGAGTTGGTTCTTCCGACAGACCAAATTGGGGATTTCGCATTTTCTATTCTAGATGAAAACAATACTGAGTTGAGCCGCTTCAAATTTTCCATAATTGGCGCCAGCCAACAGCCTCTCGCCAAAAATGCGGAGCTTAGCGTCAAGTTAAACAAAACTGAGTTTAAGGCTGGTGAAGATATAGAATTACAAATCACCTCACCCTATACCGGTTCAGGATTGATTACCATCGAACGTGATAAGGTCTATGCTGTGCAATGGTTTAAAACCAGTATGACCAATTCGGTCCAAAGGATTCACATTCCTGAAAATTTTCAAGGAAATGGCTATGTCAATGTAGCTTTCGTCAGAGATTGGAATTCGCCCGACATTTTCATAAGCCCTTTAAGTTACAGTGTAACTCCGTTTGCAGTTGACCATGACAATCATAATATTCACATAAATCTGGAAACAAAGGAGTTGGCTAAACCCGGTGAACCGTTCGTGATTAATTACAGCAGCGATAAAGCCGGCAAAATAATCGTCTTCGCTGTAGATGAAGGAATTTTACAAGTAGCCAATTACAGCACTCCAAACCCACTCGCCTTCTTTTTCCAAAAGCGCGCACTGGAAGTGTTGACGCAGCAAACAGTCGATCAAATTCTTCCGCAATACATCAAAGAGCGGGAGCTGTCTGCTGTTGGAGGTGATGGCGGAGAAGAAGCATTACGTAAGCACTTAAATCCTTTCAAGCGCAAAACCGATTTACCCGTGGTCTTTTGGTCTGGAATAATTGATACGGATACTAACACTCGGCAATTGTCTTACAATGTCCCAGATTATTTTAATGGCACATTGCGCCTAATGGCTGTTGCTGCTTCAAGTGATTCTGTTGGTTCAGCGGAGAAAAAATCTCAAATTCGTGGAGATTTTGTAATTAATCCCAACACTCCAACATTTGTTTCACCAGGGGATGTCTTTGAAATTACCGCAAGCATCGCAAATAATGTCACAGGGGCAGGACAGCACGGGAAAGTTGATGTGCAATTGACGACTAGTCCTGGTCTTGAGATTGTGGGACCGGCAACGACAACATTAACTATTGCCGAAGGTCATGAGCAAACGGCTCGGTTTAAGTTAAAGGCAAACACTTCTTTAGGTTCAGCAAAAATTAGTCTGCTTGCCAAAATGGGGGATCATTCCAGTAAAATGGATGCCAGTTTAAGCATCCGACCTGCCAGCAACTACCTCACAACCATGCTAAGTGGCATGACGAATGATAAACAAAAATCTTTGCCATTGAATCGGCTACTTTATCCAGAATACCAAAATACGACTGCAGCTGCATCAGGGAGTCCAATGATCCTGCTAAGCGGGTTACAACAATATCTTGATAGTTTTCCCTACGGTTGTACTGAGCAATTAACCAGCAAAGGCATGCCTTTATTGGCTATGGCTGACCAGCCGTGGTTCAGTTCGAAGCTTAAGTCCATCGATAAGCTTTTGGCGGCCACCGTGCAAATGCTCAGCCAGAGGCAAATGTCTAACGGCAGCTTTAGTTATTGGCCTGGACAAGGTGGCGATAACTACAGCACTGATTTCTCAACCGTATATGCGATGCATTTTCTAACGGAAGCCAAAAATCAAGGTTATAGCATTCCTAATGATATTTACAGCGGTGGTGTTGGTTATCTAAAGGATTTAGCATCAAAAAGTCCAACCGACTTCGATATGGCGCGAGTACAAGCTTACGCCATCTATATTTTGACCCGCAATGAAATTGTAACGACGAATTACCTGACCAATTTACAACTTTATATGGAGAAAGAATATTCTCAAAAATGGCAACAAGATATCGCTGGGGCTTATATGGCTTCTACTTATCAAATGCTCAAGAGTTTCAATGAGGCTAATGAACTGATTAGTAAATTTAAAATTCTGGATCAAGTTAAGGACTTTAGCGATTTTTATGATGCGAATATTGCGAATGCGCAATATCTTTATTTAATTGCCAAGCATTTCCCGGAGAGATTGCCAAAATTGGGAAATAATTTAGTTAATAAATTAGTTTCAGCTATGAATTCTGCAGAGATAAATACCGTTTTATCAGGCTACATCACTTTGGCATTCAGCGCTTATGGTCAATCATCAGTCACTGAGGCAGTTAATTTATCAATTGGTGAAACGTTAAATAATAATCTCAGCCGACTGTTAAACTCAACTGAAAACAATTACGTTAAAGCCAAGATTGATGATGAAGCCAAGCAAGTTAATTTTATTAATCCCAATCAGCAGAATTTCTTCTACCAATTAGTTCAGTCGGGTTTCGATAAAAACAAAGTCTTATCTCCAGTAAAGAATGGAGTGGAGATTTATCGCGAATATCAAGATGGTAAGGGCAATGTAATCAATACGGTTAAACTGGGCGATGAAATTGAAGTACACATCCAGATCCGAGCCCTTGAGGATCACTATTATAGCAATATTGCCATTGTCGATTTATTACCAGGCGGGTTTGAAGTCGTTCGAGATTCAGTAAAAAGTGACAATCTGGATTATGTAGATATCCGGGAGGATCGTGTTATTTTCTTCACTGGTGTTGACGCCACAAGCAAACAACTGGTCTATCGCATCAAAGCTACAAATATTGGGAGCTATCAGGTTCCAGCCGTATCGGCAGAATCAATGTATCATCCTAATATTCACGCTGAAGGCATTAGCAGCATGATAGAAGTGAGTAGTCCAGCTCATTGA